A window of the Mucilaginibacter sp. cycad4 genome harbors these coding sequences:
- a CDS encoding two-component regulator propeller domain-containing protein, with protein MFQRLKVFLLISFLCYPFITSAKGPGFPVRYLGIEDGLSNNAVTCITQDKYGFMWMGTYDGLNRYDGYSFKVFRNIWGDKNSLVNNHIKSINACGGRIYTGTEKGLMYFDYADSRFHALYCYNEKHQPVKIGFNINEIVADRSGNVFATNGTYGFLKFGKTDTIGKEILYDAKKQRFNTIAAQIDKQGTIWVLVNGVGLGRYDAAAEKIKIVAPELAYAGCMTIDGKGKVIAGAGNELLMYDPVTLKTTRLDNGLNKLISNNIFNLTTTKNGDIWIATNGGGIKVWSPAANTLTYINAGETPNSLRSGAVDAVYEDNESRIWIATLRGGVNIIDRKPASFHVFAHDAFNKNSVINNFILSFCEDKQHNVWVGTDGGGLNFWNTSTNTFTAYVHQNIPGAISSNFVVSILNDYTNKIWVATFNGGIDAFNNATGRFKHYSCYNPVDKKEERNFWKLYEDSQHRLWAGSTWGGALFLYNRGKDQFELFDNSLVNIHALFEDHAGNLWAGNYSRLIKIDVQHKKHQVYFIGQAIRAITDDNKHNLWIGTEGGGLLQYNTNTHQYKRYTESAGLPSNTVLNILVDNSGNLWCSTYNGLSNFNVTTKKITNYNASDGLQSNQFNYNAALKLASGKMLFGGIKGFNLFSPDSIAPYAHQPRLMLSDFKINNVSIELDSGYAQKLPLNELKKVTIPFSQATLNISYTALEYSFPEKISYAYYLEGWDHGWNYVGKLKSAYFSRLNEGTYILKVKATNTEGQWTAAPITLKIIVLPPWYRTWWAYLIYLSLIVAIGYAFYRYRLNQARLRFKVKLANLQVEKEKELNEKKLTFFTNVSHEFRTPLTLIINPIKDLLNQSKGNTEELSTIYRNARRLLGLVDHLLLFRKTESENASLKVSKLNFVSLCNEVYSCFIQQAKIKQLNYSLESGTESIEVYGDLEKIEIALFNLISNAIKFTPDRGTIHIIIEQDDLHVYFKIRDSGIGINAEAGDRLFDKFYQAKDKNYFRKGFGIGLYLVKVFIESHKGNINYFNNPDGGTTFVLKLPKGKTHFSGDAIVDDMVPDYTYVNELIDGDSKDVIPEEGELAALELFSSARHTLMVIDDNDQIRSYIKKIFTPGYNVIEAQDGTTGLELIKKHIPDVIISDIVMDGISGLDLCRIVKEDQAISHIPVILLTGDTTPDIMLKSIEEGAIDFLRKPFDKELLIARVKSVLRNKTELQNYFYKEVTKKSTGRSISQENKDFLNNCISVIEHYFADDQFDVYVLAKEIGISYATLFKRLKNITGQSVNNFIRFVRLRKAAELLIQTNCNVNEAAFQVGFSDVKYFREQFFKQYGINPSDFIKKHRASFQISYRMNEFEKNSSK; from the coding sequence ATGTTTCAGCGATTAAAGGTTTTTTTGCTTATTTCTTTTTTATGTTATCCTTTTATAACCTCAGCAAAAGGCCCGGGTTTTCCGGTTAGATATTTAGGCATTGAAGATGGCCTTTCAAATAACGCCGTAACCTGTATTACGCAGGATAAATATGGCTTTATGTGGATGGGGACTTATGACGGACTTAACCGTTATGATGGCTACTCCTTTAAGGTTTTTAGGAATATTTGGGGCGATAAAAATTCGCTGGTTAATAATCACATTAAATCCATCAATGCCTGCGGCGGACGAATATATACAGGAACTGAAAAAGGGCTCATGTATTTTGATTATGCCGATTCCCGCTTTCATGCACTTTACTGTTATAATGAAAAGCATCAGCCCGTTAAAATCGGGTTTAACATCAATGAAATAGTCGCCGACCGGTCGGGTAATGTTTTCGCCACCAATGGGACATATGGCTTCCTGAAGTTTGGGAAAACAGATACCATCGGCAAGGAGATCTTGTATGATGCAAAAAAACAACGGTTTAATACCATTGCTGCCCAGATAGATAAGCAGGGCACTATCTGGGTACTGGTAAACGGGGTTGGGCTTGGCAGGTACGATGCCGCAGCTGAAAAGATAAAAATCGTAGCTCCTGAGCTGGCATATGCAGGCTGTATGACCATTGATGGAAAAGGTAAAGTAATTGCAGGCGCAGGTAATGAATTGTTGATGTATGATCCCGTTACCCTGAAAACTACGAGGCTTGATAATGGGCTCAACAAATTGATCAGCAACAATATTTTTAACCTCACCACAACAAAAAACGGCGATATCTGGATCGCAACTAACGGCGGAGGGATCAAAGTGTGGAGCCCGGCGGCCAATACCCTCACCTATATCAATGCGGGCGAAACGCCCAATAGTTTACGCAGCGGTGCCGTTGATGCTGTTTATGAGGATAATGAATCCCGGATCTGGATCGCAACCTTACGGGGTGGTGTAAACATTATTGATCGTAAGCCGGCTTCATTTCATGTATTTGCACATGATGCTTTTAATAAAAATAGCGTTATCAATAATTTTATCTTGTCGTTTTGCGAAGATAAACAGCATAATGTATGGGTTGGCACCGATGGCGGAGGGCTAAATTTCTGGAATACAAGTACCAATACTTTTACAGCCTATGTACATCAAAATATTCCGGGAGCTATCAGCAGCAATTTTGTTGTAAGTATTTTAAACGACTATACCAACAAAATATGGGTGGCAACCTTTAACGGTGGTATTGATGCGTTTAATAATGCAACCGGACGGTTTAAACATTATAGTTGCTATAACCCTGTAGATAAAAAGGAGGAACGGAATTTTTGGAAGCTTTATGAAGATTCACAGCATCGCCTGTGGGCTGGTAGCACCTGGGGAGGTGCTTTGTTCTTGTACAACCGTGGAAAAGATCAGTTTGAACTTTTTGATAACAGCCTGGTAAATATCCACGCGCTTTTTGAAGACCATGCGGGTAATTTGTGGGCGGGAAATTACAGCCGTCTCATCAAAATAGATGTTCAGCATAAAAAACACCAGGTTTATTTTATCGGTCAGGCCATCAGGGCTATTACCGATGATAATAAACACAATTTATGGATTGGTACCGAAGGCGGAGGGTTGCTTCAATATAATACCAACACCCATCAGTATAAAAGATATACCGAATCGGCAGGATTACCAAGCAACACTGTGCTGAATATATTGGTAGATAACAGCGGGAATTTATGGTGCAGTACTTATAACGGCCTTTCTAACTTTAATGTAACAACAAAAAAGATCACCAATTATAATGCATCCGATGGGTTACAAAGCAACCAGTTTAACTATAATGCAGCGCTAAAGCTGGCATCGGGAAAAATGCTTTTCGGTGGGATAAAAGGGTTCAATCTTTTCTCGCCCGATAGCATTGCGCCTTACGCACATCAGCCCCGGCTCATGCTTTCTGATTTTAAAATAAACAACGTATCCATCGAACTCGACAGTGGCTATGCGCAAAAGCTGCCGTTAAATGAATTAAAAAAAGTAACTATCCCGTTTAGCCAGGCCACCCTGAACATCAGTTACACCGCGCTCGAATACTCCTTCCCTGAAAAGATCTCGTATGCCTATTATCTTGAAGGCTGGGACCATGGCTGGAATTATGTAGGTAAACTAAAGTCGGCTTATTTTTCGCGCCTTAACGAGGGTACTTATATCCTTAAAGTCAAAGCCACCAATACAGAAGGGCAATGGACGGCGGCACCCATCACCCTTAAGATAATTGTTCTGCCTCCCTGGTATCGCACCTGGTGGGCTTATTTAATTTATCTGTCGTTAATAGTTGCCATAGGTTACGCGTTTTACAGGTACAGATTAAACCAGGCCCGGCTCAGGTTTAAGGTGAAACTGGCCAACCTGCAGGTGGAGAAAGAAAAAGAGCTTAACGAAAAGAAGCTGACTTTTTTTACCAATGTATCGCACGAGTTCAGGACGCCGCTAACACTTATCATTAACCCGATAAAGGATCTCCTTAATCAAAGCAAAGGCAATACCGAAGAGTTGAGCACGATATACCGCAACGCGCGCCGCCTGCTGGGTTTGGTTGATCATTTATTGCTTTTCAGAAAAACGGAAAGTGAAAATGCATCGCTAAAAGTGAGCAAATTAAACTTTGTGAGCTTATGTAATGAGGTTTATTCGTGCTTTATTCAGCAGGCCAAAATTAAACAGCTCAATTATAGCCTGGAAAGCGGCACCGAAAGCATTGAAGTATACGGCGACCTGGAGAAGATCGAAATAGCCCTGTTTAACCTCATCTCAAACGCTATAAAATTTACTCCCGACCGTGGTACTATTCATATTATTATTGAACAGGACGACCTTCATGTGTATTTTAAAATAAGGGACAGCGGCATAGGTATAAATGCCGAGGCCGGCGACAGGCTGTTTGATAAATTTTACCAGGCGAAGGATAAAAACTATTTCCGCAAAGGTTTTGGTATAGGTTTATACCTGGTTAAGGTTTTTATTGAAAGTCATAAAGGTAATATCAACTACTTCAACAATCCTGATGGCGGTACCACTTTTGTGCTTAAACTGCCAAAGGGTAAAACCCATTTTTCCGGGGATGCTATAGTTGACGATATGGTGCCGGACTACACCTATGTGAATGAGCTTATTGATGGTGATAGCAAAGATGTTATCCCGGAAGAAGGGGAACTGGCTGCATTAGAGTTATTCAGTTCGGCCAGGCATACACTTATGGTGATTGATGATAATGACCAGATCCGTTCATACATCAAAAAGATTTTTACGCCGGGGTATAACGTAATCGAGGCCCAGGACGGTACCACAGGTCTTGAATTGATTAAAAAACATATCCCTGATGTAATTATAAGCGATATTGTAATGGATGGTATCAGCGGGCTTGACCTGTGCCGGATTGTAAAGGAAGACCAGGCCATAAGCCACATCCCCGTTATACTTTTAACCGGCGATACAACGCCGGATATCATGTTAAAAAGTATAGAGGAGGGCGCTATTGATTTTTTACGCAAGCCTTTTGATAAAGAACTCCTTATTGCACGGGTAAAAAGTGTATTGCGCAATAAAACCGAGCTTCAAAACTATTTTTATAAGGAAGTTACCAAGAAAAGCACCGGCCGCAGTATCTCGCAGGAAAACAAGGATTTTCTGAATAATTGTATTTCGGTGATTGAGCATTACTTTGCCGATGACCAATTTGATGTATATGTGTTGGCCAAAGAGATTGGCATTAGCTATGCAACCTTATTTAAACGACTTAAAAACATCACCGGGCAGTCGGTTAATAATTTTATCCGGTTTGTGCGCCTGCGCAAAGCTGCCGAATTATTGATCCAAACCAATTGTAATGTTAATGAAGCCGCGTTCCAGGTTGGCTTTAGTGATGTAAAATATTTTCGCGAACAATTCTTCAAACAATACGGCATCAACCCGTCTGATTTTATCAAAAAACACCGCGCCAGTTTTCAAATTTCGTATCGTATGAACGAGTTTGAGAAAAACTCCTCCAAATAA
- a CDS encoding TonB-dependent receptor: protein MKYRFTHLNSFSVWLLMILLVGITQIANAQTKINVKGVVKDATGSALPGATVNIQGTTQSTTTDVNGAFKIEVAEGSTLRISFVSMVTKSIVVTKNTITLNVVLDDSNKQLNEVVVVGYGTQKRSDVTGSVVSVPKARLSQLPVTNVLQALEGAVAGVNITTSSSVPGAQPLAGVRGQNSINAGTGPYVVVDGIPLSKSGGSLNDINPNDIASMEVLKDASAVAIYGTNGSNGVILITTKRGNTGKPVIRYNAYAGVENIAHMLEPRDPASYIQKYADYMSQTGQTQTSPVPNYTELPNYTAGKTIDWIKEVTQTGVMQDHNLSISGGSPDTKYYVSGDYLKQKGVLKGYQYNRVSIRSNLDINVTNFLTVGMSSYFANNNYDGGRANLLNATAMSPYGNEYNADGTYAIYPMKPEQLYVNPLLGLTTDQINRSVNLNGNGYAEVKFGGVLKGLKYRLNAGYTYLPTRLDSYSGRLANTPLGAASASSSETNTYTIENLLYYNRDIGKHHFDFTGLYSAQRRRYFTSTAAATGFVNDELSFNNLGAGATQTATSYSDRYALNSQMGRVNYSYAGKYLVTVTARRDGSSVFGANTTKYGVFPSAALGWNIDQESFLKNSKLINALKLRGSYGKTGNEAINVYQTITTDGTVRSPFNGVSTIGVQASNLGNSNLHWETTTGANIGVDFALLGSRINGSVDAYSTHTSGLLLKRSLPLITGYSNVWDNIGKVANKGLEVNLNTRNIAGRDFRWESNIVYALNRNKIVDLYGDGKDDLGNRWFIGKPISVIYDYKMTGVWQTGEDASKQDPGAKPGDLKFADINGDGKITADGDRVIQGQTAPKWTGGITNTFHYKQFNLSIFIQTAQGMMRNNTDLNYADESGRRNTPAEIGYWTPTNNNNSFQSLAYTNTRGYGYPRDASYTRIKDVTLSYVVGQNILDKLHLNGLTFYASGRNLHTFTKWIGWDPEQTSYTRGTSNSGLNQSAFASDWTNNYPVTRTFVFGANISLK, encoded by the coding sequence ATGAAATATAGATTTACTCATTTAAACAGTTTTTCCGTATGGCTTTTGATGATCTTGCTGGTGGGCATAACTCAAATAGCAAACGCGCAAACAAAAATTAATGTAAAAGGCGTTGTAAAAGATGCCACAGGTAGCGCGTTGCCAGGAGCAACGGTAAACATCCAGGGCACAACCCAGTCAACCACAACTGATGTTAACGGCGCTTTTAAAATTGAAGTTGCCGAAGGTTCCACACTAAGGATCTCTTTCGTGAGCATGGTTACTAAAAGCATTGTGGTTACTAAAAATACTATCACATTGAACGTAGTACTTGACGATAGTAACAAGCAGCTTAATGAAGTTGTTGTGGTTGGTTATGGTACGCAAAAACGTTCGGATGTTACGGGTTCGGTTGTATCGGTTCCTAAGGCGCGGTTATCACAACTGCCGGTAACTAACGTATTACAGGCTTTAGAAGGAGCCGTAGCTGGTGTAAATATCACAACATCCTCTTCTGTTCCCGGAGCTCAACCACTGGCCGGTGTGAGAGGCCAAAATTCAATCAATGCAGGTACAGGCCCGTACGTAGTTGTTGACGGTATCCCGCTTAGTAAAAGCGGGGGATCATTAAACGATATCAATCCTAATGACATTGCCTCGATGGAAGTACTTAAAGATGCTTCTGCGGTCGCTATTTACGGTACTAACGGCTCAAATGGTGTAATCTTGATCACCACAAAAAGAGGTAATACAGGCAAACCGGTGATCCGTTATAATGCTTATGCCGGCGTTGAAAATATAGCCCATATGCTTGAGCCCCGTGATCCCGCTTCATATATTCAAAAATATGCCGATTATATGTCGCAAACAGGGCAAACACAAACCAGCCCCGTACCTAATTATACCGAACTACCAAACTATACTGCCGGTAAAACCATTGACTGGATAAAAGAAGTTACCCAAACGGGTGTTATGCAGGACCATAACCTGAGCATCTCCGGCGGTAGCCCTGATACCAAATACTATGTATCAGGTGATTATCTGAAACAAAAAGGTGTATTAAAAGGCTACCAGTATAACAGGGTAAGCATCCGTTCAAATCTTGATATCAATGTAACCAACTTTTTAACGGTGGGCATGTCATCCTATTTCGCCAATAATAATTATGATGGAGGGCGCGCAAACCTGTTAAATGCAACTGCCATGAGCCCATATGGTAACGAATATAATGCCGATGGTACGTACGCTATTTATCCGATGAAGCCTGAGCAGTTATATGTTAACCCATTATTAGGCCTGACTACCGATCAGATAAACCGTAGCGTAAATCTTAATGGTAATGGTTATGCCGAGGTGAAATTTGGCGGCGTTTTAAAAGGACTAAAGTATCGTTTAAACGCGGGTTATACTTACCTGCCAACAAGGCTTGATAGCTATAGCGGGCGTTTGGCAAATACTCCACTCGGTGCAGCCAGCGCTTCCAGCTCTGAAACAAATACGTACACCATCGAAAACTTATTGTATTACAATAGAGACATTGGTAAGCACCATTTTGATTTTACCGGCTTGTACAGCGCTCAGCGTCGCAGATATTTTACCTCAACTGCTGCTGCTACAGGGTTTGTTAATGATGAACTTTCATTCAATAATTTAGGTGCAGGCGCTACCCAAACCGCAACTTCATATTCGGACAGGTATGCCTTAAATTCGCAAATGGGACGTGTAAACTACTCATATGCTGGTAAATATTTGGTTACTGTCACCGCCCGCCGCGACGGTTCGTCTGTATTTGGGGCTAATACAACCAAGTATGGTGTATTTCCGTCAGCAGCTTTAGGCTGGAACATTGACCAGGAAAGCTTTCTTAAAAACTCAAAACTCATTAACGCTTTAAAATTAAGGGGCTCCTATGGTAAAACCGGTAACGAAGCTATCAACGTTTATCAAACCATTACTACCGACGGAACTGTACGGTCTCCATTTAATGGTGTAAGTACCATTGGTGTACAGGCGAGTAATTTAGGTAACAGTAACCTCCACTGGGAAACAACTACAGGGGCTAACATTGGTGTTGATTTTGCTTTGCTGGGAAGCCGTATTAACGGTTCGGTTGATGCATACAGTACTCATACTTCAGGATTATTGTTAAAAAGGAGTCTGCCGCTTATAACAGGTTATTCAAATGTTTGGGACAACATAGGCAAAGTAGCAAATAAAGGCTTAGAAGTTAACCTGAATACACGAAACATCGCCGGTAGAGATTTTCGTTGGGAATCAAATATAGTTTACGCACTAAATCGCAATAAAATTGTAGATCTGTATGGCGATGGTAAAGACGATTTGGGAAATCGCTGGTTCATTGGCAAACCTATAAGCGTAATTTATGATTACAAAATGACCGGCGTTTGGCAAACAGGCGAGGATGCTTCCAAACAGGATCCGGGAGCCAAGCCTGGCGACCTAAAATTTGCCGACATTAATGGCGATGGCAAAATTACTGCCGATGGTGACCGCGTAATACAAGGCCAGACCGCACCAAAATGGACTGGTGGCATAACCAATACATTCCACTATAAACAGTTTAACCTGAGTATATTTATCCAGACAGCGCAGGGAATGATGCGCAACAACACCGATTTAAATTATGCTGATGAATCGGGCAGAAGGAATACTCCTGCCGAAATAGGCTATTGGACACCAACTAACAACAATAATTCATTTCAATCTTTGGCATATACCAATACGCGTGGTTATGGTTATCCGCGAGATGCGAGCTATACCCGCATCAAGGACGTAACACTAAGTTACGTGGTAGGGCAGAACATACTTGATAAGCTGCATTTGAATGGCCTAACATTTTATGCGAGCGGCCGTAACCTGCACACCTTTACCAAATGGATAGGCTGGGACCCTGAGCAAACTTCTTATACCAGGGGTACCTCAAATTCGGGGCTTAATCAATCAGCATTTGCATCCGATTGGACCAATAACTATCCTGTAACGCGCACTTTTGTTTTCGGCGCTAATATTTCATTAAAATAA
- a CDS encoding RagB/SusD family nutrient uptake outer membrane protein yields MKKYSIILVSISVLITAFASCKKSYLDEKPYSSYTPLTLTDSLGFEAAAVGLYNYESTILTYSSAQGWPSVWQVGTDVANATANQQGIEVPYYNYAQLTSTDGAASYIWGKYYALINNANAIIDNAENPSTTKIGAVGKKQVEAEAKFFRAYAYNNLATLFGKVPLITTPLTTPKTNFVRASLDDVNSLIISDLTYASANLSDLNGPGNVKLNVQGKPIGRANKYMAMQLLAEVYLRTGKNDLAEQQAQAVISSGKFSLIKARYGVRASGAGDYYSDMFVYGNERRAQGNSEAIWVLEQENPSSVVGGNTDNAQQRRVWGAAYYNIAGLLPCDTLGGRSIGRLRLSNWVLYGLYPNGDMRNSQYSIKRRYYYNDPTNAKYGQVVPFTGPDTLYKICPSTTKWGAFDPNDTFGYAMIKDFIMMRLGETYLLLAEAQFKQGKTADAAASINVLRTRANAPQVTADQMTLNFVLDERARELIGEENRRQTLMRTGTLVERSLRLNSGDVQHPTTGLAAKNLLLPIPLSEIQLNKDAVLEQNPGY; encoded by the coding sequence ATGAAAAAGTATTCGATCATATTGGTTTCAATATCAGTGCTTATTACCGCATTTGCATCCTGCAAAAAATCATACCTTGATGAAAAACCATACTCATCATACACTCCGTTAACACTTACCGATTCATTAGGTTTTGAAGCTGCCGCAGTTGGACTCTACAATTACGAAAGCACCATTTTAACATATTCAAGTGCCCAGGGTTGGCCAAGTGTTTGGCAGGTAGGCACTGACGTGGCTAATGCTACAGCCAACCAGCAGGGTATTGAAGTCCCTTATTATAACTATGCCCAGCTTACCTCAACAGATGGCGCCGCCAGTTATATTTGGGGCAAATACTATGCGCTAATCAACAATGCCAACGCTATAATTGATAATGCCGAAAATCCGTCGACAACAAAAATAGGAGCAGTTGGTAAAAAACAGGTAGAAGCTGAGGCTAAGTTTTTCAGGGCGTATGCGTATAATAATTTGGCAACCCTGTTTGGCAAAGTGCCACTGATCACAACTCCGCTTACTACACCAAAAACAAATTTTGTACGCGCGTCCCTTGATGATGTAAATAGCCTGATCATTAGCGATCTTACATATGCCAGTGCCAATCTGTCTGACTTAAATGGTCCTGGTAATGTTAAACTTAATGTTCAGGGTAAACCAATTGGTCGCGCTAATAAATATATGGCCATGCAGCTTTTGGCCGAGGTTTACCTGCGTACCGGTAAAAATGATTTGGCCGAGCAACAAGCACAGGCCGTTATTAGCAGTGGTAAATTTAGCCTGATCAAAGCCCGTTATGGTGTAAGGGCAAGCGGTGCAGGTGATTATTATTCGGATATGTTTGTGTATGGTAACGAAAGACGCGCGCAGGGCAATTCTGAAGCTATTTGGGTACTGGAACAGGAAAATCCAAGCTCTGTAGTTGGTGGCAATACAGATAATGCCCAGCAACGCAGGGTTTGGGGAGCTGCTTACTACAATATAGCAGGTTTGTTGCCATGTGATACATTAGGAGGACGCAGTATAGGAAGGTTAAGATTAAGTAACTGGGTACTATATGGCCTTTATCCTAACGGGGATATGCGTAACTCGCAATACAGTATTAAAAGGCGTTACTATTATAACGATCCAACAAATGCCAAATATGGGCAAGTAGTGCCATTTACCGGTCCGGATACTTTATATAAAATCTGCCCGAGCACAACCAAATGGGGTGCATTTGACCCTAATGATACGTTTGGCTATGCCATGATCAAGGATTTTATCATGATGCGTTTAGGTGAAACCTACCTGCTGCTTGCCGAAGCACAGTTTAAACAAGGCAAAACCGCCGATGCTGCTGCATCGATCAATGTATTAAGGACAAGGGCCAACGCACCGCAGGTAACTGCTGATCAAATGACACTTAATTTTGTGTTAGATGAACGCGCAAGAGAACTTATCGGTGAGGAAAACCGACGCCAAACCCTGATGCGTACCGGAACATTGGTTGAACGTTCGTTACGCCTGAATTCGGGCGATGTACAGCACCCTACAACCGGGCTCGCAGCTAAGAATTTATTGCTGCCAATCCCGCTGTCTGAAATTCAGCTGAATAAAGATGCGGTGCTGGAGCAAAACCCGGGTTATTAA
- a CDS encoding BNR repeat-containing protein has translation MKLYRLKYQLLLCILFCGAAPAMAQSTKVTTNTIGLGWANNSVNTVIFRKNSLVTFKGEQYAAYYNNHQVLMLAKRKSSSANWQVATTQYKADAADAHKDISIMVDGAGYLHVAWGHHNQALNYAKSIKPGSLILSDPQSMTGVGENRVSYPEFYRLRGGDLLFVYRDGGSGNGNLVMNRYSITSQKWVNVQQNLIDGEGKRNAYWQMCIDKKGIIHISWVWRESPDVASNHDMCYARSNDGGGSWEKSTGEKYALPINAANAEYACKIPQRSELINQTSMFADDKGNPFIATYWRDSSSAIPQYHIVFKIGDNWHLANLGFRKTAFTLGGTGTKRIPISRPQIIAWNNNGKQSAAIVFRDTERGDKVSVAINNDLKTANWRVNDLTTISVGEWEPTYDTELWKDKKILNLFVQQVTQVDGEGKANMAPTKVQVLEWKP, from the coding sequence ATGAAGCTATACCGTTTAAAATACCAACTTTTACTATGTATCCTGTTTTGCGGTGCTGCGCCTGCAATGGCGCAAAGCACTAAGGTAACTACCAATACCATAGGCCTGGGATGGGCAAATAACTCGGTTAATACGGTTATATTCCGCAAAAACTCGCTCGTTACCTTTAAGGGCGAACAATATGCCGCCTATTATAACAACCACCAGGTATTGATGTTGGCTAAAAGAAAAAGCAGCTCGGCCAACTGGCAGGTTGCCACAACACAATATAAGGCTGACGCAGCCGATGCCCATAAGGATATCAGTATTATGGTTGATGGTGCCGGCTATTTGCATGTTGCCTGGGGCCACCATAACCAGGCTTTAAATTATGCTAAAAGCATTAAGCCCGGCAGCCTTATTTTATCAGATCCGCAAAGTATGACGGGAGTTGGCGAAAACAGGGTCAGCTATCCCGAATTTTATCGTTTACGGGGCGGCGACCTGTTATTTGTTTACCGCGATGGTGGTTCGGGCAATGGTAATCTGGTGATGAACCGATATAGCATAACCTCACAAAAATGGGTTAATGTACAGCAAAACCTTATCGATGGCGAGGGCAAACGCAATGCCTACTGGCAAATGTGCATTGATAAAAAAGGAATTATCCATATTTCATGGGTATGGCGTGAAAGCCCGGATGTGGCAAGTAATCATGATATGTGCTACGCCCGTTCAAATGACGGGGGGGGAAGCTGGGAAAAATCAACCGGCGAAAAATATGCACTTCCAATTAATGCTGCCAATGCAGAGTATGCTTGTAAAATACCACAGCGCAGTGAGCTCATCAATCAAACATCCATGTTTGCCGATGATAAGGGCAATCCTTTTATTGCTACCTATTGGCGCGATAGCAGTTCAGCAATACCGCAGTATCATATTGTTTTTAAAATCGGTGATAACTGGCATTTGGCCAATCTTGGTTTCAGGAAAACGGCTTTCACCCTCGGTGGAACGGGTACAAAACGTATCCCGATATCACGTCCGCAAATAATAGCCTGGAACAATAATGGAAAACAATCAGCAGCGATTGTTTTCAGGGATACCGAGCGCGGCGATAAAGTTTCTGTGGCTATAAATAACGATCTGAAAACAGCGAACTGGCGGGTTAATGATTTGACAACCATATCTGTAGGCGAATGGGAACCAACCTATGATACCGAATTATGGAAGGATAAAAAGATTCTTAACCTGTTTGTACAGCAGGTAACACAGGTTGATGGTGAGGGTAAGGCCAACATGGCGCCCACCAAAGTACAGGTATTGGAATGGAAACCCTGA